A part of Solibacillus sp. FSL H8-0538 genomic DNA contains:
- a CDS encoding pyridoxamine kinase, which yields MKKVAVIQDISSFGKCSLTAAIPVLSVMGVQAVPLPTAILTAQTGYPSFYCNDLTSKMDIFVDEWSKLGATFDGIHTGFVTGKEQIDNIFQFLSVFHSSETTLLVDPVMGDLGEVYKMFSGELLDRMKELVKRADIITPNITECCMLTGLSYEKLQSYQDDSDYFQALDEAGHQLQQATGANVIITGLNPPPADANTRYVGNMYIDADRSFYSIRDYNGESYSGTGDLFASVIMGGMMRGQDLVESMKLAEAFLAAAIEATSKEQLPREAGVNFEQFLRMLL from the coding sequence ATGAAAAAAGTTGCTGTAATTCAGGATATTTCATCCTTTGGGAAGTGCTCGTTAACGGCAGCGATACCTGTGCTGTCAGTGATGGGTGTTCAGGCCGTGCCGTTGCCAACTGCGATTTTAACAGCACAAACAGGATATCCGAGCTTTTATTGTAACGATTTAACGTCAAAGATGGATATCTTTGTGGATGAGTGGAGCAAGCTTGGTGCAACCTTTGATGGCATTCACACAGGCTTTGTGACCGGAAAAGAGCAAATCGATAACATCTTTCAGTTTTTAAGTGTGTTTCACTCGAGTGAAACAACGCTGCTTGTCGATCCAGTGATGGGCGATTTGGGAGAGGTGTATAAAATGTTTTCAGGCGAGTTGCTTGATCGTATGAAGGAGCTAGTGAAGCGTGCAGACATAATTACACCAAATATTACAGAGTGCTGCATGCTTACAGGTTTGTCGTATGAGAAGCTACAGAGCTATCAAGACGATTCGGATTATTTTCAGGCGCTAGATGAAGCGGGCCATCAGTTACAGCAGGCAACTGGGGCGAACGTCATTATTACCGGTTTGAATCCGCCGCCAGCAGATGCGAACACGCGTTATGTAGGCAATATGTATATCGATGCAGATCGTTCATTTTATAGTATCCGTGACTATAACGGCGAGAGCTATTCAGGCACAGGTGATTTGTTTGCATCGGTCATTATGGGAGGCATGATGCGCGGACAGGATTTAGTAGAGTCGATGAAGCTTGCAGAGGCGTTTTTAGCCGCTGCGATTGAAGCTACGTCGAAAGAGCAACTTCCGCGTGAGGCAGGCGTGAATTTTGAACAATTTTTGCGTATGCTGCTTTAG